The proteins below are encoded in one region of uncultured Eubacteriales bacterium:
- a CDS encoding conserved hypothetical protein (Evidence 4 : Homologs of previously reported genes of unknown function) — MDGFMANVGLLAVAFFIVYIYKKALEWNDYRHSGFYESEKVYKAADEFVHGALPDEVKESLVDCDMIDETDAENIMTLATHHRSDKDGGYRAFIRSVNEVLGEDVYSEKRPRHDAKR; from the coding sequence ATGGATGGTTTTATGGCAAATGTCGGCCTATTGGCCGTTGCGTTTTTCATCGTTTATATTTATAAGAAGGCATTGGAATGGAATGACTACAGGCATTCCGGTTTTTATGAAAGCGAGAAGGTTTACAAAGCGGCGGACGAATTTGTCCATGGGGCTCTCCCGGATGAAGTCAAGGAGTCCTTGGTAGACTGCGATATGATAGACGAGACAGATGCAGAAAACATTATGACTCTGGCTACTCATCACAGAAGCGACAAAGACGGTGGCTACAGGGCCTTTATAAGGTCGGTAAATGAAGTGCTGGGCGAAGATGTATACAGCGAAAAGCGTCCAAGACATGACGCAAAGCGATAA
- a CDS encoding conserved hypothetical protein (Evidence 4 : Homologs of previously reported genes of unknown function), whose amino-acid sequence MKKLIPLKKQSKRAKKAYHAKQRGSWHGVCPITRTVPSGRTYDRNRAKREDKASREPF is encoded by the coding sequence ATGAAAAAACTGATTCCGTTGAAGAAACAGAGCAAGCGGGCTAAGAAGGCGTATCACGCCAAACAGCGCGGGTCGTGGCATGGCGTTTGCCCAATTACCCGCACGGTGCCGAGTGGGAGAACGTATGATAGAAATCGAGCGAAACGCGAGGATAAAGCAAGTCGAGAGCCTTTCTAG
- the dapF gene encoding Diaminopimelate epimerase, producing the protein MRFTKMQGTGNDYIYLDCTGEIPQDLPALAVRLSRPHFGVGSDGLICIFPSDAADFKMRMFNADGSEGEMCGNGLRCVCKFVYDKGLTGKTALTVDTLAGVKRCKLHVEGDKVSSVTVDMGAPVVEEPFSLTVPGGTYLVTPVSMGNPHIVTFVDDVDVLDLPALGPGFEHHPKFAPSRVNTEFMEVTAPGRLKMRVWERGSGETLACGTGACAVLTAAAASGRCGREAVVSLRGGELKISWDEGDGHIYMTGPAVTVFEGEMNE; encoded by the coding sequence GTGCGCTTTACAAAAATGCAGGGTACCGGCAACGACTACATCTATCTGGACTGTACCGGGGAGATCCCCCAGGATTTGCCCGCCCTGGCGGTGCGTCTGTCCCGGCCTCACTTCGGCGTGGGGAGCGACGGGCTCATCTGCATTTTCCCGTCGGACGCGGCGGACTTTAAAATGCGCATGTTCAATGCCGACGGCTCCGAGGGGGAGATGTGCGGCAACGGTCTGCGCTGCGTCTGCAAATTCGTTTACGACAAGGGCCTGACCGGCAAGACCGCCCTGACCGTGGATACACTTGCCGGCGTCAAGCGCTGTAAGCTCCACGTGGAGGGGGACAAGGTGTCCTCCGTCACGGTGGACATGGGAGCGCCGGTGGTGGAGGAACCGTTCTCGCTGACGGTTCCGGGTGGAACCTATCTGGTCACGCCCGTCTCGATGGGCAACCCCCACATCGTCACCTTTGTGGACGATGTGGACGTCCTCGATCTGCCCGCCCTGGGTCCGGGGTTTGAGCATCATCCTAAATTCGCCCCCAGCCGGGTGAATACCGAGTTCATGGAGGTTACCGCCCCCGGCCGCCTCAAGATGCGGGTGTGGGAGCGGGGGAGCGGGGAGACCCTGGCCTGCGGCACGGGAGCCTGCGCCGTACTGACAGCCGCCGCGGCGTCAGGCCGCTGCGGACGGGAGGCGGTAGTCTCCCTCCGGGGCGGAGAACTGAAGATCAGCTGGGACGAGGGGGACGGGCATATCTACATGACCGGCCCCGCAGTCACCGTATTTGAAGGAGAGATGAACGAATGA
- a CDS encoding hypothetical protein (Evidence 5 : No homology to any previously reported sequences) — translation MMHEMNRGYKKSGVKNYADS, via the coding sequence TTGATGCATGAAATGAACAGAGGATACAAAAAGAGCGGCGTAAAAAATTATGCGGATTCATGA
- the glnA gene encoding Glutamine synthetase, which translates to MGYSKEDIIRIVREEGIEFIRLQFTDVFGMLKNVAITASQIEKAVNNEIMFDGSSVEGFVRIDESDQCLYPDLDTFVIYPWHHKHKTARLICDVYNTDGTPFVGDPRYVLKRVLKKAADMGYTAFNVGPECEFFLFQTDEEGKPTIKTNDEAGYFDLGPLDHGENTRRGICVALERMGFEIEASHHENAPGQHEIDFKYGDALRAADNIMTFKLAVKLLAQQDGLHATFMPKPTFGVCGSGMHTNMSLLKDGKNIFDDPDGAKGLSKEAYSFIAGVLAHVRGMAAVTNPLVNSYKRLVPGYEAPCYMAWSASNRSALIRIPASRGMATRVELRSPDPSCNPYLCLAVCLAAGLDGIERGLTPPAEITENIFAMDEHARKAHGIDSLPGSLDEAIRCMEEDALILDALGEHVSANYLDGKKKECEEYRTRVSSWEREKYIMNY; encoded by the coding sequence ATGGGATATAGCAAGGAAGATATCATCCGCATCGTCCGTGAGGAGGGCATCGAGTTCATCCGCCTGCAATTTACGGACGTCTTCGGTATGCTCAAGAACGTCGCCATCACCGCCTCGCAGATCGAAAAGGCCGTCAACAACGAGATCATGTTCGACGGCTCCTCGGTTGAGGGGTTCGTGCGCATCGACGAGTCGGACCAGTGCCTCTATCCCGACCTGGACACTTTTGTGATTTACCCCTGGCACCACAAGCACAAGACCGCCCGCCTCATCTGCGACGTGTACAATACCGACGGCACCCCCTTCGTGGGCGACCCCCGGTACGTGCTCAAGCGCGTGCTCAAAAAGGCGGCCGACATGGGGTACACCGCGTTCAACGTGGGCCCCGAGTGCGAGTTCTTCCTCTTCCAGACCGACGAGGAGGGCAAGCCCACCATCAAGACCAACGACGAGGCGGGCTACTTCGACTTAGGCCCTCTCGACCACGGGGAGAACACCCGCCGGGGCATCTGCGTGGCCTTGGAGCGCATGGGCTTTGAGATCGAGGCAAGCCACCATGAGAACGCCCCCGGCCAGCATGAGATCGACTTCAAGTACGGTGACGCCCTCCGGGCCGCCGACAATATTATGACCTTCAAGCTGGCCGTCAAGCTCCTGGCCCAGCAGGACGGGCTTCACGCCACGTTTATGCCCAAGCCCACCTTTGGCGTGTGCGGGTCGGGGATGCACACCAATATGTCTCTTCTCAAGGACGGGAAGAACATCTTTGACGACCCCGACGGCGCGAAGGGCCTCTCCAAGGAGGCGTACAGCTTTATCGCCGGCGTCCTGGCCCATGTGCGGGGCATGGCGGCGGTGACGAATCCTCTGGTCAACTCCTATAAGCGCCTGGTGCCCGGCTACGAGGCCCCCTGCTATATGGCCTGGTCGGCCTCCAACCGCTCGGCCCTCATCCGTATCCCCGCAAGCCGCGGCATGGCCACCCGGGTAGAGCTCCGCTCTCCCGATCCCTCCTGCAACCCATACCTGTGCCTGGCCGTCTGCCTAGCCGCGGGGCTTGACGGCATCGAGCGGGGCCTCACCCCGCCCGCAGAGATCACCGAGAACATCTTCGCAATGGACGAACACGCCCGCAAGGCCCACGGAATCGACAGCCTGCCCGGCTCCCTGGACGAGGCCATCCGCTGCATGGAGGAGGACGCCCTCATCCTGGACGCTCTGGGTGAGCATGTCTCCGCCAACTACCTGGACGGCAAGAAAAAGGAGTGCGAGGAGTACCGCACCCGCGTCTCCTCCTGGGAGCGGGAAAAGTACATCATGAACTACTAA
- the yfmM gene encoding Uncharacterized ABC transporter ATP-binding protein YfmM has translation MSILTVTHVSHGFGGRQILQDASFRLLKGEHVGLVGANGEGKTTFLDILTGKRSPDEGDVAWCSHITTGYLDQFSALEKGKTIREVLRTAFSHMYELEREMLALYDAMGECDPEELDKLMEDVGEIQEILEQSGFYVLDTKIEEYAGGLGLGEIGLERDVSELSGGQRAKVLLTKLLLENPMILILDEPTNFLDENHIAWLKRFLQGYENAFILVSHDVAFLNDVVNVIYHVENAALTRYTGNYKDFEALYEVKKRQLEQAYEKQQKEIAQLEDFVARNKARAATANLARSRQKRLDKMEVIELSKEKVKPTFSFTPARTPGREVIAARGLVLGYEEPLTRPVDVVVERGQKIAIKGVNGLGKSTLLKTLLGLISPISGTVEHDQFVEPGYFEQEERGNDRTALEEIWAEFPGMSNGEVRAALAKCGLTAEHITTQMRVLSGGENAKVRLCRLMLRPMNLLVLDEPTNHLDVDAKEALREAISAYRGTVLLVSHEPEFYEGVVSTVWNVEEWTTKIV, from the coding sequence ATGAGTATTTTGACCGTCACTCACGTCAGCCACGGTTTCGGCGGGCGGCAGATCTTGCAGGACGCCTCGTTCCGCCTGCTCAAGGGAGAGCACGTAGGGCTGGTGGGAGCCAACGGGGAGGGGAAGACCACCTTTCTGGACATCCTCACCGGCAAGCGAAGCCCGGATGAGGGAGACGTGGCCTGGTGCAGCCATATCACCACCGGGTACCTGGATCAGTTCTCCGCCCTGGAGAAGGGCAAGACCATCCGTGAGGTCCTACGCACCGCGTTCTCCCATATGTACGAGCTGGAGCGGGAGATGCTGGCCCTCTACGACGCGATGGGGGAGTGCGACCCGGAGGAGCTTGACAAGCTCATGGAGGACGTGGGGGAGATACAGGAGATTCTGGAGCAGAGCGGATTCTACGTGCTGGACACCAAGATAGAGGAGTACGCCGGCGGGCTCGGTCTGGGAGAGATCGGTCTGGAGCGGGACGTGTCCGAGCTATCGGGCGGCCAGCGGGCCAAGGTGCTCCTCACCAAGCTCCTGCTGGAAAACCCCATGATCCTCATCCTGGATGAGCCCACCAACTTCCTCGATGAGAACCACATCGCCTGGCTCAAGCGGTTTTTGCAGGGGTATGAAAACGCCTTCATCCTGGTCTCCCACGACGTGGCCTTTTTAAACGACGTAGTTAACGTCATCTACCACGTAGAGAACGCCGCCCTCACCAGGTATACCGGCAATTATAAGGACTTCGAGGCGCTCTACGAGGTGAAGAAACGCCAGCTGGAGCAGGCATATGAAAAGCAGCAGAAGGAGATCGCCCAGCTGGAGGACTTCGTGGCCCGCAACAAGGCCCGGGCCGCCACCGCCAACCTGGCCCGCAGCCGCCAGAAACGGCTTGACAAGATGGAGGTCATCGAGCTTTCGAAGGAAAAGGTGAAACCCACCTTTTCCTTCACGCCAGCACGCACGCCGGGGCGGGAGGTCATCGCGGCCCGGGGCCTGGTGCTGGGCTATGAAGAGCCCCTGACCCGCCCGGTGGACGTGGTGGTGGAGCGGGGGCAGAAGATCGCCATCAAAGGAGTCAACGGCCTGGGGAAATCTACCTTACTCAAGACTCTGCTGGGGCTTATCTCGCCCATTTCCGGGACGGTTGAGCACGACCAGTTTGTGGAGCCGGGCTACTTTGAGCAGGAGGAACGGGGCAACGACCGCACCGCCCTGGAGGAGATTTGGGCCGAGTTCCCCGGCATGTCCAACGGGGAGGTCCGCGCAGCCCTGGCGAAATGCGGCCTGACCGCGGAGCACATCACCACCCAGATGCGGGTGCTCTCCGGCGGGGAGAACGCGAAGGTGCGCCTGTGCCGTCTCATGCTCAGACCCATGAACCTCCTGGTGCTGGACGAGCCCACCAACCACCTGGACGTGGACGCAAAGGAGGCCCTGCGGGAGGCCATCAGCGCCTACAGGGGCACCGTCCTGCTGGTGAGCCACGAGCCGGAGTTCTACGAGGGAGTCGTCTCCACCGTCTGGAACGTGGAGGAGTGGACCACCAAGATCGTATAG
- a CDS encoding hypothetical protein (Evidence 5 : No homology to any previously reported sequences) translates to MKLSRKTVCLHGNRNIYVLTPKNISDEITATDDQKGYFYLMSNGTGYALLSKIFALAISLGDNELIYLPLEFAYQKAYEKDFSAFENHYTGVVIFNYCTTQIDGKDILTVLNNKPIKMETISRDKLLSDEFPDRWKTRHRLTVKGKGKLLIMSGNGDIFTSMAQSCENLAEYGDDVEFNKSPPHMHHDWDENTAKSVGITFYYWHHNGGGTTDEQLQSC, encoded by the coding sequence ATGAAATTATCACGTAAAACTGTTTGCCTGCATGGCAACCGGAATATCTATGTGCTAACGCCGAAGAACATCAGTGATGAAATAACGGCAACAGATGATCAAAAGGGCTATTTCTACCTCATGTCCAACGGCACGGGGTATGCTTTGCTTTCAAAAATTTTCGCCCTGGCCATTTCACTTGGGGACAATGAGCTAATATACCTTCCGTTAGAATTTGCCTATCAGAAAGCTTATGAGAAGGATTTTTCTGCGTTTGAAAATCACTATACAGGGGTTGTTATTTTCAATTATTGCACAACGCAAATAGATGGAAAGGATATCTTAACTGTATTGAACAACAAACCAATAAAGATGGAGACGATAAGCAGGGATAAACTGCTTTCGGATGAATTCCCTGATCGCTGGAAAACCCGCCACCGCCTCACAGTCAAGGGGAAAGGGAAGCTCCTGATCATGAGTGGTAACGGCGACATCTTTACTTCGATGGCTCAATCCTGTGAAAATCTGGCTGAATATGGCGATGACGTCGAATTTAACAAATCCCCCCCGCATATGCACCATGACTGGGATGAAAACACTGCTAAGAGCGTTGGCATTACCTTCTATTATTGGCATCACAACGGAGGAGGGACAACAGATGAGCAGCTTCAGTCTTGCTGA
- a CDS encoding conserved hypothetical protein (Evidence 4 : Homologs of previously reported genes of unknown function), whose protein sequence is MPDTHAGAGCTIGTTMTIKDKVVPNLVGVDIGCGMETVLLEKSRLELQKLDKAIHECIPAGFDIRDKVHDFMGEIDLSKLRAAKHVNLNRAELSMGTLGGGNHFIELDRDDNGQLYLVVHSGSRNLGKQVAGYYQEVAARDLADKSEDAQKLISELKKQGRQAEIQFEIKKLGVRKVDKNLAFVEGQLFEDYLHDMAIVQRYAALNRQAIVREIVKRMKFKVVEQFTTIHNYIDLDSMVLRKGAISAKAGERVLIPINMRDGSLICIGKGNPDWNCSAPHGAGRLMSRSAAKQSITLAQFEKSMEGIYSSTVNKSTIDESPFAYKPIEEIIANIGDTVEIIKTIKPLYNFKAAE, encoded by the coding sequence ATGCCGGATACACACGCAGGAGCGGGCTGTACTATCGGAACCACTATGACAATCAAAGATAAAGTCGTGCCCAATTTAGTTGGTGTCGATATCGGCTGCGGCATGGAGACTGTACTGCTTGAAAAAAGCCGTTTGGAGCTGCAGAAGCTGGACAAAGCAATCCATGAGTGCATCCCTGCGGGTTTTGATATTCGAGACAAAGTGCATGATTTTATGGGCGAAATTGACTTATCTAAACTGCGCGCCGCAAAGCATGTCAACTTAAACCGGGCCGAGCTGAGCATGGGTACCCTTGGCGGGGGTAACCATTTTATAGAGCTTGACCGTGACGATAACGGTCAGCTCTATCTTGTCGTGCATTCGGGAAGCCGCAACCTTGGCAAACAGGTAGCCGGATATTATCAAGAAGTCGCTGCACGCGATTTGGCCGACAAATCCGAAGACGCCCAGAAGCTGATTAGTGAGTTGAAAAAGCAGGGCCGGCAGGCCGAGATACAGTTTGAAATCAAAAAGCTGGGCGTTCGTAAGGTTGATAAAAACCTCGCATTTGTTGAAGGGCAGCTTTTTGAAGATTACCTGCACGATATGGCTATCGTACAGCGTTATGCGGCGCTGAACCGGCAGGCTATCGTGCGTGAAATTGTAAAGAGGATGAAGTTCAAGGTGGTCGAACAGTTTACCACTATCCACAACTATATTGATCTGGACTCCATGGTTCTGCGGAAAGGTGCGATTTCCGCTAAGGCAGGCGAGCGCGTACTGATCCCCATAAACATGAGGGACGGCAGCCTGATCTGCATCGGCAAGGGCAATCCCGACTGGAACTGTTCAGCGCCACACGGGGCGGGACGCTTGATGAGCCGGAGCGCGGCGAAACAGAGCATCACGCTTGCGCAGTTTGAGAAATCGATGGAGGGGATTTACTCCTCCACAGTAAATAAGAGTACGATAGACGAGTCGCCGTTTGCGTATAAACCCATAGAGGAGATCATCGCCAATATCGGAGACACAGTTGAAATCATTAAGACAATCAAGCCGCTTTATAATTTCAAAGCGGCTGAGTAG
- the kdpB gene encoding potassium translocating ATPase, subunit B (Evidence 2a : Function of homologous gene experimentally demonstrated in an other organism; PubMedId : 6146979, 9858692; Product type t : transporter), with the protein MSKEKKTKFITGDILKSSVIGALSKLNPRYMMKNPVMFVVEIGFAVTLLLCIFPGLFGDEGSNLRLYNAIVSGILLITVLFANFAEAIAEGRGKAQAESLKKTQKDMQARILKEDGTETVVSAGTLKKDDVVLVKTGELIPNDGEVIEGVASVDESAITGESAPVLKESGGDFSSVTGGTTVVSDWLKIRTTSNPGESFLDKMITLVEGASRKKTPNEIALNTLLVSLTIIFLIVIVSLYPIAVYSGVRLQISTLVALTVCLIPTTIGGLLSAIGIAGMDRVTRFNVIAMSGKAVEVCGDVDTMILDKTGTITYGNRMAAKFIPVGKAGEQELIHFAVVSSLKDDTPEGKSVVQLGERLTGKLEEPAAGMEFVEFTAQTRMSGVNLPDGARIRKGASDAIRKYVQELGGSIPGDLEARTNEVAKLGGTPLVVCVGNRILGVIYLKDTIKEGLVERFARLRAIGIKTIMCTGDNPLTAATIAQEAGVDSFIAECKPEDKIKAIKAEQAEGKIVAMTGDGTNDAPALAQANVGIAMNSGTQAAKEAANMIDLDSDPTKILDVVEIGKQLLITRGSLTTFSIANDIAKYFAIIPAMFMAVIPQMRMLNIMALSTPYSAILSALIFNAVIIPLLIPLAMRGVKYRPMRAEKMLSRNMLIYGLGGIAAPFVGIKLIDLVITPLLAVLGL; encoded by the coding sequence ATGAGCAAAGAAAAGAAAACAAAGTTCATTACGGGGGACATTTTGAAATCCTCTGTCATCGGGGCGTTATCAAAGCTGAATCCCCGGTATATGATGAAAAACCCCGTCATGTTTGTGGTGGAAATCGGGTTTGCGGTGACACTGCTGCTCTGTATCTTCCCAGGCCTGTTTGGGGACGAAGGCAGCAACCTGAGGCTGTATAACGCAATTGTGTCGGGCATCCTCTTGATCACAGTGCTGTTTGCCAACTTCGCCGAAGCGATAGCCGAGGGCCGTGGCAAGGCGCAGGCTGAGAGCCTGAAGAAAACACAGAAGGACATGCAGGCCCGGATTCTAAAAGAAGACGGGACGGAAACCGTAGTAAGCGCCGGCACATTGAAAAAAGATGATGTGGTGCTGGTGAAAACCGGCGAGCTGATCCCCAACGACGGCGAGGTCATCGAGGGCGTCGCCTCAGTGGACGAATCCGCCATTACCGGCGAATCCGCCCCCGTGCTTAAGGAGAGCGGCGGCGATTTTTCGTCGGTCACGGGCGGCACGACCGTTGTGAGCGACTGGCTAAAAATCCGTACAACATCCAATCCGGGAGAATCCTTTCTCGATAAAATGATCACGCTGGTGGAGGGGGCCTCCCGTAAAAAGACGCCCAATGAGATCGCCCTCAACACGCTGCTTGTCAGCCTGACGATCATCTTCCTGATCGTTATCGTCAGCCTTTACCCCATCGCTGTCTATAGCGGAGTCCGCCTTCAAATCTCAACGCTGGTTGCGCTGACCGTATGCCTGATCCCCACAACCATCGGCGGGCTGCTCTCTGCCATCGGCATCGCCGGTATGGACCGGGTAACGCGCTTTAACGTCATCGCTATGTCCGGCAAAGCTGTGGAGGTCTGCGGCGACGTAGACACCATGATTCTTGATAAGACCGGTACCATTACCTATGGAAACCGCATGGCGGCAAAATTTATCCCTGTGGGCAAGGCGGGGGAACAGGAACTGATTCACTTTGCCGTCGTCTCTTCACTGAAGGACGACACCCCGGAAGGAAAATCCGTCGTGCAGCTCGGCGAACGGCTGACAGGAAAGCTAGAGGAGCCCGCCGCCGGAATGGAATTTGTGGAGTTCACCGCGCAGACGCGCATGAGCGGCGTCAATCTTCCGGACGGCGCGAGAATCCGCAAAGGCGCGTCGGATGCCATTCGAAAGTACGTACAGGAACTGGGGGGCTCCATTCCGGGAGATCTTGAGGCCCGGACCAACGAGGTTGCGAAGCTGGGCGGCACGCCCCTGGTGGTTTGTGTCGGGAACCGCATCCTTGGCGTCATATATCTGAAGGATACCATCAAAGAAGGCCTGGTGGAGCGTTTCGCAAGACTGCGCGCCATCGGCATTAAGACCATTATGTGCACCGGCGACAACCCTCTGACTGCGGCAACCATCGCGCAGGAGGCTGGCGTAGACAGCTTCATCGCGGAATGTAAGCCTGAGGACAAGATTAAAGCGATCAAGGCCGAGCAGGCCGAGGGGAAGATTGTCGCCATGACGGGCGACGGCACCAACGACGCGCCCGCCTTGGCGCAGGCAAATGTGGGCATTGCAATGAACAGCGGTACTCAGGCGGCCAAGGAAGCAGCGAACATGATCGACTTGGATTCCGATCCCACCAAGATTCTGGATGTGGTGGAAATCGGCAAGCAGCTTCTGATTACACGCGGCTCCCTGACGACCTTCAGCATAGCCAATGATATTGCCAAGTATTTTGCGATCATCCCCGCAATGTTCATGGCGGTCATACCGCAGATGCGGATGTTGAATATCATGGCGCTCTCTACACCCTACAGCGCGATTCTGTCCGCGTTGATTTTCAACGCCGTCATTATTCCGCTGTTGATCCCCCTGGCGATGAGAGGTGTGAAATACAGGCCGATGCGTGCGGAAAAGATGCTGTCCCGAAATATGCTGATTTATGGGCTGGGCGGCATCGCCGCACCCTTTGTGGGCATTAAGCTCATTGACCTGGTTATCACACCGCTATTGGCCGTTTTGGGTTTATAA
- a CDS encoding DNA-binding helix-turn-helix protein, which translates to MQEKCFPVIDPVATGQNIMRLRLNRGLSVRDLQAYFGFEDPQAIYKWQRGKSLPSVDNLYALGTLLEVPLDEILVPARPKLNIVVCEQQDEACCSPHFFAMFICNFLCSS; encoded by the coding sequence ATGCAGGAAAAATGTTTTCCGGTCATTGACCCTGTTGCCACCGGCCAAAACATCATGCGCTTGCGTCTGAACCGCGGCTTATCTGTACGGGATCTGCAGGCCTATTTCGGTTTTGAGGATCCTCAGGCAATCTATAAGTGGCAGCGCGGGAAAAGCCTGCCCTCGGTTGACAACCTGTATGCGCTCGGCACTTTGCTGGAGGTGCCACTGGATGAAATCCTGGTTCCGGCAAGGCCGAAACTGAATATAGTCGTGTGTGAGCAGCAGGACGAAGCCTGCTGCTCACCTCATTTTTTCGCAATGTTTATCTGTAATTTCTTGTGTTCATCATAA
- the kdpC gene encoding Potassium-transporting ATPase C chain: MVRVLKGIKKPLLVTVAMLLICGLAYPLLLTGISQVVFPRQANGSLITIDGQAVGSELIGQDFEDPRFMKSRPSAVNYNTYTQEEKENGDYAGPGSGSNNYAPTNPELVKRVEADLAEFLAANPSVKEADIPADLLTASGSGLDPHISPASAAVQIQALAKSTGLSQETLEGIVKNNTQGKLLGIFGEETVNVLKVNLEIAKELGLIRLSAG, translated from the coding sequence ATGGTTAGAGTTTTAAAAGGAATCAAGAAACCGCTGCTTGTTACAGTAGCGATGCTCCTGATCTGCGGGCTGGCGTACCCTCTTCTGCTGACAGGAATCAGCCAGGTTGTATTCCCCCGGCAGGCAAACGGCAGCCTCATTACCATCGACGGGCAAGCCGTGGGTTCGGAGCTGATTGGGCAGGATTTCGAAGACCCAAGATTCATGAAGAGCCGTCCTTCCGCTGTGAATTACAACACATACACGCAGGAGGAGAAAGAAAACGGTGATTATGCCGGACCCGGTTCCGGTTCCAATAACTACGCGCCGACCAACCCCGAGCTGGTCAAACGCGTGGAGGCAGATCTTGCGGAATTTCTGGCTGCGAATCCTTCCGTTAAGGAGGCGGATATTCCAGCAGACTTGCTGACGGCGTCCGGCTCCGGTCTTGACCCGCACATCAGCCCGGCGTCGGCCGCAGTTCAAATACAGGCACTTGCGAAGTCGACCGGATTGTCACAGGAAACACTGGAGGGTATCGTAAAGAATAACACTCAGGGCAAGCTCCTCGGTATTTTCGGCGAAGAGACCGTCAATGTACTGAAGGTGAACCTGGAAATCGCCAAGGAGCTGGGATTAATAAGATTATCTGCCGGCTAA